The region AAGGAAAGACTCGTTCATGAAGCCAGTATTTGCGATTGTTGTTATTACAGCCATACAGGAAGATATTATTCTTACGACTGTGGCCATGGAAATCACAATACAACAGAACCTCTCTTTCTTCAAGAAGTCTATTAAGGGGGCAAACAAAGGACTCAGTGGACACCCAAATGCATACAAATAATTAAGGATCATTTGGTATCTCTTCCTTAAATACAGCTGTTAATACTTTCCCTCCTAAGAAAATCTCAACTCCATTGGCCTTCAATGGACCCTATCGCCATTCTCAGCCACTGCAGAAAACATGTCATCAGCTTGCCTTGCCAGTCAGAGGAACTTGAAatggaaaatttctttttttcttttttgagacagggtcttgccctgttgctcaggctggagtgtagtggcctgaccatggctcactgcagccttgacctcctgggctcaagtcatccgcccacctcagcctcctaagtagttgggactacaggcacacaccaatacacccagctatttttgtttctggtttttttttttttttttttttgtagaggcagggtgaTAGAGTTTGGGTAtttgtctctgcccaaatctcaggttgagatataatccctagtgttggaggtggggtctagcGAGAGGTATTTGGATAGTggtggtggatccctcatgagtggcttgggccatcccctgGTGATACATGAGCTCTCACTCTGACTTtgcacaagatctggttgtttaaaaatgtgtgacaccggccgggcacggtggctcatgcctataatcccagcactttgggaggccgaggcaggtggatcacctgaggttaggagttcgagaccagcctgaccaacctggtgaagccccatctctactaaaaatacaaaattagctaggtgttgtggtgcatgcctgtaatgccagctacttggcaggctgaggcaggagaatcacttgaacacaggaggtggaggttgcagtaagccgagattgcgccattgcattctagcctgggcatcaagagtgaaactctatctccaaaaaaaaaaaaaaaaaaatggtagggggaggggggagggatagcattaggagatatacctaatgctaaatgacgacttaatgggtgcagcacaccagcatggcacatgtatacatatgtaactaagctgcacattgtgcacatgtaccctaaaacttaaaatataataataatttaaaaataaataaaaaaaaataaaaaaataaagtttagttAGATCTTCCTACATGCTGTCTGCAATTCTGAAGGGTGCCTGGTGCACACAGGTAATGATACAGTAAGTTAAtcctttaattaattaaatcCAGGCCCATTAACACCAGAACTGGGCTTTGACTGAACAGATAAAATATTTGACTTAATATCAACAGAGCGGACAGTATTACGTTTTGTCCTATAAAAATAcagctctctactaaaaatgaaaaaaaaacccacttataCTAGAAATGATGGAAAAAACATTCCCGTTATCAATTATTCATTGAAACTAAAGAATATTTAGTTTGGctgctagcacagtgcctggcacacagtaaatattcaataaatgtatgtgaaattgaaaaaaaaaaaatgaactccgtctcaaaaaaaaaaaaatgtgtggcacctcccctacacttattctctctctcctacTCCTGCTTTCGCCatatgatgtgcctgctccctctttgccttctgccatgattgtacgcTTCCTGAGGGCTCCCTAGAAGTTGAGCAGATGctagcaccatgcttcttgtaaagctgcagaactatgagccaattaaacctcttttctttataaattacccagtctaaggtatttctttctttcttttttctttctttctttttttttttttgttgagacagagtctcactctgtcacctaggctggagtgcagtggcgtgatctcggctcactgcaacctctgcctcccaggttcaagcaattctagtgcttcagcctcctgagtagctgggattacaggcgtgcaccaccatgccaggctaatttttgtatttttagtagagacggggtttcaccatgttggctaggcaggtctcaaactcctgacctcaagtgatctgcctgcctcagcctcccaaagtgctgggattacagacatgagccaccacgcctggccagatatttctttatagcaatgcaaatacAACCTAAtacacggggtctcactatgttgctcaggctggtctccaacaccttggctcaagtgatcctcctgcctcggcctctcaaagtgctgggattacaggcatgagtcactgtgcctgaccagAAATGGAAAAGTTCTGATGTGGAAAGGGGTGGTGGGTAGCCTTGCGTAAGTTGACAAGGAAGTGCATAAAAGCCTACTGAGAAAAAGCTCACCATGGTGCAGACCtgtgaagaaagggagggaggcagagagtggGCAGttgcaggaaagaaaaagaaccaaagaaagCCTTGATTCCTGACTTTTGAGGGCCGGTTCCTACAAGGCTCAGCTCTTCTTTGTCTCATGATCACCCAGGACACCTATtccagctttccaaatatgttcacTTTCCCCATGATGAGTATAATAACAACAATGCTACACATTTATAATATGCTGGGTACTATAGTAAATAGatcatgtgattatctcaatcCTCACAGTAACCACCCAAGGCAGGTATTATTTTTCCGctctacagatgagaaagctgaagcTCAGACACATTAAATCACTTAGCCAAGGTCACAGAACCAGCCAGCAGTAAAAACAGGTCTCAAACTCAGGCCTGTCTGACTCTGAAACATGTGCTCTTTAGCTATGCCTgccatggtgccatctcagctcattgcaacctctgcctcccaggttcaagtgattctcctgacttggcatcctgagtagctgggattacaggcacccgccatcatgcccggctaatttttctatttttagtagagacgaggtttcaccatgttggccaggctggtctcaaactcctgatctcaggtgatctgcctgcctcagcctcccaaagtgctgggattataggtgtcagccactgagcccagcccacatATTCTTatatgctgtattttcatttccaATGGCATGAAAATTCCTTTAAGGTGGGTGCTATTACATTATAGCCTTCAATGCTTTTATACAGGCTTGAAAACTGCTGACTGATGTTATGATTCTTTCTTTGTGATAGGCAATATAAGATCGTAAAAGGAATTTAGACTCTGGAACCAGAGAGAGAGCCtgtatttaaatatctactttgTCACTTAATAGCTTTatgaccttagacaagttacttaacctatccacttctcaatttttttttttttttttttgagatggagtctcactctgccacccaggctggaatgcagtggcacgttcttggctcactgcaacctctacctccctggttcaagcgattctcctgtctcagcctcttcagtagctgagattacaggcacccaccagcacgcctggctaatttttgtatctttagcagagactgggtttcgccatgttggccaggttggtcttgaactcctgaccccaggtaatccgcccacttcagcctcccaaagtgctgggattacagccatgagccaccacgcctggcctaggttCTCAATTTCTGTATCATACAACATGCGATATTGACTGTGCCTACCTCATAACGTtaatgtgaagattaaatgagtcatGTGTGTAATGCACCTACCATACAGCTTGCCACTTCATGCATACACATTTACTAATtgttagctactattattatGATACAAGTCTCATCATGAAGACCTATGAACTCCCCTGAACTCTGACCTTTTCCATTCAATTATTTCACTTACAAGTGAAATGACTCTTGCTGAAATGTTGCATGTCCAGTTTCAACCCAAAGACAAGACATGATTTAAAAGTCTGAAAATTAACAAAGTCACTTGACTACAAAGAGACTGGTAAGGGCTCTGTCTCCAAAGTCATACTCAATTCCTTTAACAACAGAAGAGACCTCATACCCCATCAGGTAGGGATATCTGGTGCTAGGACTCATAGCAGTCACAGAAAGATCAACAGATAAAAAGTCCCACCTTTTGATCATGTTCCTGGTGTACCAAATACAAGGGAAAGACTCCTTCAGAATGGTTTTATAATGCCTGTTCAAATCCCTTCCGGCCAAGGAACACCGATAATTCCCCACAATCACACCATCTGGATTTAACATGGGAAGCACCTTGAAGACAAAAATATCTCTGAGGAGCTGGGCATCTGGGGAGTTGCTAAGGATGAAGTCCAAAAAGCCTTTCATAACCCAGGAGCCATTACTTTCTCCAGGGTGAACTCTGGCACTCAAGACCACAGCTTTCTTTGCAGCTGCCTCTTGAGGGGTCTGGGATGGGTTGGTGATGGTGAGCAAGTAAACAGTATTTCCTGCTAGGCTCCTGCATAAAGTTTGGAGCTTGCAGAACTGAGACTGGATAGGGTTGTTTGCCACTGACAGGAGGTAGCATTGCAAATCAGTGTATGTATATGGGTAGAAGTGTGCAAAGAAGCAAGTGTCCTGGTCATATGGAAACTGAATGGTCCACGTGAGACAGTAGAAGGGCTGCTGCCCATCATCCGTGTTGTTCTTGTAGtacttgatttcatttccttctctcctccagcCAATATTGCGGGTGTTGGCATCCAATTGGGAGTACAAGAGTGGCTTCATTCCTATAGTATAAAGACTCTTGGGTTTTAGCAAGTTGACAATGGTGAAGCGATAGGTGGCATCTTTTCTGGTGTTCTGAACACGAAAATAAAACCACTGAGTGTGTTTGTTAGTGTAGAGGTCAGTTCGCAAGGTGAGTTCATACTCATAGGTGTCTCTGTaatggagaaaatagaaaaactctGTAAGCTTACAccctgctttaaaaaacaaattgggAAAATGTTGTTTTCTCCTGGTAAAAACAGGTCTTATTACAACAGAAAAATCTGCTACCTTAATCATTTattctctgtaatcccagcactttgggaggctgaggcaggctgatcacctgaggtcaggagttcaagaccagcctggccaacatggtgaaaccccatctctactaaatatacaaaaaaaaaaaaaaaaaattagccaggtgtggtggcgggtgcctgtaatcccagctacttgggaggctgaagcaagagaatcacttgaacccacgaggtgtaggttgcagtgagccgagatcgtgccattgctctccagcctgagcaacagagcaagactccatcttgaggaaaaaacaaacaaacaaacaaaaacaataaggaAGTATATCTATGGTACTCCCATAGAAAAACACCTGAAATTTatgaagtggaaaaaaaatttgccaaTTTGCAAAACAATACGTACATATACCAttaaccaatttttattttaaaaatatataaatggccaggcacggtggctcatgcctgtaatccctgcactttgggaggccgagatgggcagatcacgaagtcaggagatcaagaccatcctggctaacatggtgaaatcccgtctgtactaaaaatacaaaaaaattagccaggcatggtggcaggcgcctgtagtcccagctactcaggaggctgaggcaggagaatggcatgaacctgggaggcagagcttgcagtgagccaagatcgtgtcactgcactccagcctgggcgacagagagagactccatctcaagaaaaaaaaaaaaaaaaaaaaaaaaaaaaaaaaaatatatatatatatatatatatatatataatttatgtacattacacatacacacacagaaaaaaattaaggcatATACACCAAACTTAATATTTGCTGCATCTAGGAAGTATGACTATAGGACtttttatgttacatatttttactAATACAAATTTTAGGTGAGCTCTAATTTCTTCTATAAGCAAAGTAAacaatttagaaaacattttattttggggaaaaaaatgagtaaCAATTACTCCATTTTTCTTCATACCCATAACTATTTCCCATCACCTCTTTCTTTTTTGCAAGTACTTCTGATTCCTAATATCATTACTGAAGACACCTAGTCACTCCAATTATCATCCCTTTGAGAAATTGTTACTCACACTCTGACAGCTTTTTGCAGATTCCCACTCTCAAACCTTGATTCAAACAGTAGAGTATTATCTTCTGGTCCTTGCAACGTGACAGCAAGTTCCTTGATAATTCCTCGTTTGCCTCCCACTCTGGCACTGGTAAAATAGGAACCTTCTGTAGGCACTGCAGAGAAAAGAGATATATTTAGGCTAGGTTCTACTCAGAATccactcattcagcaaatacttaagTGGCCCCTCTAAGTGGTCAACACTATTCTAGACCAACAATGAAATTTCTAATTTTCAACTATCTTTGCAGagacttttaatcttttttttttttttttttttttttaagacagagtctcactcggtcacccaggctggagtgcagtgacacgatcttggctcactgcaagctctgcctcccaggttcatgccattctcctgcctcagcctcccaagtaggtgggactacaggcgcccaccaccacgcccggctaatttttttgtatatttagtagagacggggtttcaccgtgttagccaggatggtctcgatctcctgaccttgtgatctgcccgtctcggcctcccaaagtgctgggattacaggcgtgagccaccgcgcccggcctttttttattttattttttatttttttttaatgagacggagtttcacccttgttgccgaggctggagtgcagtggcgccatcttggctcactgcaacctccacctcccaaggtttaaatgattctcctgcctcagcctcctgagtagctgggattacaggcgcctgccaccatgactggctaatttactgtgttttagtagagacagagtttcaccatgttgggcaggctggtctcgaactgccgacctcaggtgatctgcccatcttggcctcccaaagtgctagcattacaggtatgagccaccaagcccggtctacataattttttttttttttttttttttttgagacggagtttcactcttgttgcccaggctggagtgcatggcacgatcttggctcaccacaacctctgcttcccaggttcaagagattctcctgccttagcctcccaagtagctgggattgcaggcatgcactaccacacctggctaattttgtattttcagtagagatggggtttctccatgttggtcaggctggtctggaactcccaacctcaggtggtctgcctgcctcggcctcccaaagtgctgggattataggcgtgagccaccgcgcccagccacattcttatttttattactactttcctgctgcttgctttgggtttagttgGCTCTTATTTTTCCAGTTTACTAAGGTAGAAGCTTAGGTGATTGATAAGAagccttttttgttttgaaattcagGCACTTAAAGCCATAAATACCCATAAATATCCCTGGCACTGGTTCATTTTGTTTTGCATCCTATAACTTTTGATAtgttgtggttttattttcactacattcaaaatatttttgaagtctaTGTGTGATTTCTTTAACCCACAGTTTATTTAGAAAGATGTTATtcaatttccacatatttatggATATCTCATATTTcattctgttgttgatttctaacttaattttattatggtcagagaatgtactttgtattattttaaccTTTTACATGTATAAAAACTTCCATTACGGCCTAACATATGGTTTATCCTGGGGAATCTAACAGGTACccttaaaaagaatgtgtatgaCTTCAGTaggaatggcaaaaaaaaaaaaaaaaaaaagaatgagtattttgttgttgttaggtaTGGTGTTCTGCATATttctataaaagatatatattcaATCCCTAGAAGCTTAAAACTCAACACAGGAAACTGCATTACTAAATGACAGTCATATGCACATAGAACAAAGTACTCACTAAAGTACGTATAACAGGTGGAGAAAAGAAATCTCCCCAAAGATGATCCAACATCTGATTTTCAGGAAGGAGAATAACAAGAGAGAAGCTGTAAAACGGACTtagaactattaaaaataatgtactttgattttagaaaattatcGAAATTTTGCAGCAGACTGGTTAAGACTCCTCCTCCAGGCTCCCACTCATGTTGGCCTGGAAAAGAGTTTACCACTAaactatggatttttaaaatcacttttattaTGGAACATATGTTTATTATAACTTTGTCATGATTAACCATTCATTGTTCAGTGTAATGACAATACCTGAATCTAATTGATAGACAactgttccttttttctctcctacAATCTCTGGtaccttttcatttcctttaggcTGATAGAAATATTCTGGTTGAGGTGGAGCCCACTCtgaaagaagatattttaaaaagtacaaaataagaaataatgtaaACGGCACTATCAGaactaatataaaataataataataatttttcaaatggcTAGTTTGGTTGAATCAAACCAAATTCCCACCCTAAATTTCCTgcttgtttataaaataattatgtctTGTTTCTTTCTATAAAGACTTATGAGGACACTTTTAACAAAGagcatataaaatgaaatataaactaTCCATAGAAGACCTAAGAATAAGTCAGAAAGGTCAATATAGCTGCTGCAACAGCTCTTCAAAATTTGGCCCTGACTTTCCTTAAAGTGAGCAAAATATGGtcattaacataattttttttattaccataGAGGACTAGGTCTATCAATTGTTTCAGAGGAAGcaagcctttttcttttctttctttttttttgagatggagtcttgctctattgctcaggctagagtgcaatggtgcgatctcggctcaccgcaacctccgcctcccgggttcaagcgattctctcgcctcagcctcctgagtagctgggattacaggcatgtgccaccactcccggctaattttgtatttttagtagagacagggtttctccatgttggtcaggctggtctcaaactctcaacctcaggtgatccgccctcctctgcctcccaaagtgctgggattacaggtgtgagccactgtgcctagcaaaGGCTTTTTCATTAATACTGAATTTAAAAAGATttctttggctgggtgcagtggtttatgcctgtaatcccagcactttgggaggacaaggtgggtagattacctgaggtcgggagttcaagaccagcctggccaacatagtgaaactctgcctctactaaaaatacaaaaattagccaggtatggtggcatgtgcctgtagtcccagctactcgggaggctgaggtaggagaatcgctctaacctgggaggcggaggttgcagtgaaccgagatcacaccactgtgtgccagcctgggcgaacagagcaagactctgtctcaaaataaattaaaaacaaacaaacaaacatttcctTTATGAAACTTGAACTTTTCAATATCATTTTTAGAAGAGTAGCCACTGATGAATTCCAAGAGCATATAAAGATACACCTCAGTCAAATAttacatgaatttattttctcaaagattATAGGAAGTGATGAGGCTTTGACAATTTAGTTTAAACAATAAGGTgcttgcatgcctgtaatcccagcactttgggaggccaaggagagtgaatcatgaggtcaggagatcgagaccagcctggccaacatggtgaaaccccgtctctattaaaaaatacaaaaattagccgagttacagtgggcacctgtaatcccagctactcaggaggctgaggcagaattgcttgaacccaggagacagaggttgcagtgagctgacgcggtgccactgcactccagcctgggcgacagagtgagactctgtctcaaaaaaaaaaaacaaccaaccaaccaataaGGTGCTTATTAATACAATTTAGTTTAAACAATAAGGTGTTTGTTAATAAGtttctttgaaacatttttaaaaaaattgctttataAAAGATCATgtagttggccgggcgcagtggctcacgcctgtaatcccagcactttgggaggccaaagcgggcggatcatgaggtca is a window of Gorilla gorilla gorilla isolate KB3781 chromosome 9, NHGRI_mGorGor1-v2.1_pri, whole genome shotgun sequence DNA encoding:
- the AGBL2 gene encoding cytosolic carboxypeptidase 2 isoform X10, with translation MFPALETHLKQTIPDPYEDFMYRHLQYYGYFKAQRGSLPNSATHQHVRKNNPQYLLNGSLGEKDDLIPDTLQKEKLLWPTSLSSAVHRQIEAINRDSHMLNLPHLRSRQLLYDELDEVNPRLREPQELFSILSTKRPLQAPKWPIECEVIKENIHHIEWAPPQPEYFYQPKGNEKVPEIVGEKKGTVVYQLDSVPTEGSYFTSARVGGKRGIIKELAVTLQGPEDNTLLFESRFESGNLQKAVRVDTYEYELTLRTDLYTNKHTQWFYFRVQNTRKDATYRFTIVNLLKPKSLYTIGMKPLLYSQLDANTRNIGWRREGNEIKYYKNNTDDGQQPFYCLTWTIQFPYDQDTCFFAHFYPYTYTDLQCYLLSVANNPIQSQFCKLQTLCRSLAGNTVYLLTITNPSQTPQEAAAKKAVVLSARVHPGESNGSWVMKGFLDFILSNSPDAQLLRDIFVFKVLPMLNPDGVIVGNYRCSLAGRDLNRHYKTILKESFPCIWYTRNMIKRLLEEREVLLYCDFHGHSRKNNIFLYGCNNNNRKYWLHERVFPLMLCKNAPDKFSFHSCNFKVQKCKEGTGRVVMWRMGILNSYTMESTFGGSTLGSKRDTHFTIEDLKSLGYHVCDTLLDFCDPDQTKFTQCLAELKELLRQEIHKKFHELGQDVDLEGSWSDISLSDIESSTSGSDSSLSDGLPVHLANIADENKKPGFTVSCSPKRTVNSSQEPAPGMKPNWPRSRYPATKRGCAAMAAYPSLHLYTYP